The following proteins are encoded in a genomic region of Glycine max cultivar Williams 82 chromosome 18, Glycine_max_v4.0, whole genome shotgun sequence:
- the LOC100812690 gene encoding monoacylglycerol lipase ABHD6 isoform X1, with amino-acid sequence MGSSSRRCLSFTTWRDRYLRYSFSRAGLKSTTTDLGDGTIMHCWAPKAHNHSTTSLLLIHGIGANATWQWNHFISPLTRHFNVYVPDLLFFGDSHTTRPERSEWFQAKCVMALLEALGVRQTSVVGLSYGGFVAYAVAAMFPERVEKVVVCCAGVCLEDRDMEDEGMFWVKSVDEVVSVLLPQTPQKVRELLQLTFANPIKLLPTCFLKDFIHVMCTEYRQERTELIQALHKDRKLSNLPKITKPMQIIWGEQDQVFPLELAHRLKRHVGEKAQLVVITNAGHAINVEKPNELCKNLKSFLIDPSKQENHSNGLKVDPQKQKNFSALWICMFLDYFMQQL; translated from the exons ATGGGTAGTAGCAGTAGGAGGTGTTTGAGCTTCACCACTTGGCGTGACCGGTACTTGCGGTATTCCTTCTCCCGGGCCGGACTCAAATCCACAACCACCGATCTCGGCGACGGCACCATCATGCATTGTTGGGCCCCCAAGGCCCATAACCACTCCACCACTTCCCTTCTTCTCATCCACGGCATCGGAGCCAACGCCACGTGGCAGTGGAACCACTTCATCTCCCCCCTCACGCGCCACTTCAACGTATACGTCCCCGACCTGCTCTTCTTCGGAGATTCCCACACGACACGACCCGAGAGGTCGGAGTGGTTCCAAGCGAAGTGCGTGATGGCTCTGCTGGAGGCTCTAGGGGTCCGCCAAACAAGCGTGGTGGGGCTGAGCTACGGCGGCTTTGTGGCGTATGCTGTAGCGGCGATGTTCCCGGAGAGGGTGGAGAAGGTGGTGGTGTGTTGTGCTGGCGTGTGCTTGGAGGACAGGGACATGGAGGATGAGGGAATGTTTTGGGTTAAAAGTGTTGACGAGGTTGTTAGTGTTTTGCTGCCGCAGACACCGCAGAAGGTTAGGGAACTGCTGCAGCTTACCTTCGCCAACCCTATCAAACTCTTGCCAACTTGTTTTCTCAAAGATTTCATTCAT GTGATGTGTACAGAGTACCGGCAGGAGAGGACAGAACTAATTCAAGCATTGCATAAGGATAGAAAACTGTCTAATCTTCCTAAGATAACCAAG CCTATGCAAATTATCTGGGGAGAGCAGGACCAGGTATTCCCACTGGAGTTAGCTCACAGACTGAAGAG GCACGTAGGAGAGAAGGCACAACTTGTAGTCATTACGAATGCAGGGCATGCAATCAATGTAGAGAAGCCTAATGAGCTGTGCAAGAATTTAAAATCCTTCCTCATTGATCCATCCAAGCAAGAAAATCACAGCAATGGTCTAAAGGTTGACCCTCAGAAGCAGAAAAACTTTTCAGCATTGTGGATATGTATGTTTCTCGATTATTTTATGCAACAGCTATGA
- the LOC100812690 gene encoding 2-hydroxy-6-oxo-2,4-heptadienoate hydrolase isoform X2, producing MGSSSRRCLSFTTWRDRYLRYSFSRAGLKSTTTDLGDGTIMHCWAPKAHNHSTTSLLLIHGIGANATWQWNHFISPLTRHFNVYVPDLLFFGDSHTTRPERSEWFQAKCVMALLEALGVRQTSVVGLSYGGFVAYAVAAMFPERVEKVVVCCAGVCLEDRDMEDEGMFWVKSVDEVVSVLLPQTPQKVMCTEYRQERTELIQALHKDRKLSNLPKITKPMQIIWGEQDQVFPLELAHRLKRHVGEKAQLVVITNAGHAINVEKPNELCKNLKSFLIDPSKQENHSNGLKVDPQKQKNFSALWICMFLDYFMQQL from the exons ATGGGTAGTAGCAGTAGGAGGTGTTTGAGCTTCACCACTTGGCGTGACCGGTACTTGCGGTATTCCTTCTCCCGGGCCGGACTCAAATCCACAACCACCGATCTCGGCGACGGCACCATCATGCATTGTTGGGCCCCCAAGGCCCATAACCACTCCACCACTTCCCTTCTTCTCATCCACGGCATCGGAGCCAACGCCACGTGGCAGTGGAACCACTTCATCTCCCCCCTCACGCGCCACTTCAACGTATACGTCCCCGACCTGCTCTTCTTCGGAGATTCCCACACGACACGACCCGAGAGGTCGGAGTGGTTCCAAGCGAAGTGCGTGATGGCTCTGCTGGAGGCTCTAGGGGTCCGCCAAACAAGCGTGGTGGGGCTGAGCTACGGCGGCTTTGTGGCGTATGCTGTAGCGGCGATGTTCCCGGAGAGGGTGGAGAAGGTGGTGGTGTGTTGTGCTGGCGTGTGCTTGGAGGACAGGGACATGGAGGATGAGGGAATGTTTTGGGTTAAAAGTGTTGACGAGGTTGTTAGTGTTTTGCTGCCGCAGACACCGCAGAAG GTGATGTGTACAGAGTACCGGCAGGAGAGGACAGAACTAATTCAAGCATTGCATAAGGATAGAAAACTGTCTAATCTTCCTAAGATAACCAAG CCTATGCAAATTATCTGGGGAGAGCAGGACCAGGTATTCCCACTGGAGTTAGCTCACAGACTGAAGAG GCACGTAGGAGAGAAGGCACAACTTGTAGTCATTACGAATGCAGGGCATGCAATCAATGTAGAGAAGCCTAATGAGCTGTGCAAGAATTTAAAATCCTTCCTCATTGATCCATCCAAGCAAGAAAATCACAGCAATGGTCTAAAGGTTGACCCTCAGAAGCAGAAAAACTTTTCAGCATTGTGGATATGTATGTTTCTCGATTATTTTATGCAACAGCTATGA
- the LOC100813228 gene encoding probable LRR receptor-like serine/threonine-protein kinase At5g10290: MDLASVLLLLTSLCSSSALHELDSQEDALYALKVSLNVSANQLTNWNKNLVNPCTWSNVECDQNSNVVRISLEFMGFTGSLTPRIGSLKSLTILSLQGNNITGDIPKEFGNLTNLVRLDLESNKLTGEIPYSLGNLKRLQFLTLSQNNLYGTIPESLASLPSLINVMLDSNDLSGQIPEQLFSIPMYNFTGNNLNCGVNYHHLCTSDNAYQDSSHKTKIGLIAGTVTGLVVILFLGGLLFFWYKGCKREVYVDVPGEVDRRITFGQIKRFSWKELQIATDNFSEKNILGQGGFGKVYKGILADGTKVAVKRLTDYESPAGDAAFQREVELISIAVHRNLLRLIGFCTTSTERLLVYPFMQNLSVAYRLRELKRGEPVLDWPTRKRVALGTARGLEYLHEQCNPRIIHRDVKAANILLDGDFEAVVGDFGLAKLVDIRHTNVTTQVRGTMGHIAPEYLSTGKSSERTDVFGYGIMLMELVTGQRAIDFSRLEEEDDVLLLDHVKKLQREKRLETIVDCNLNKNYNIEDVEVIVQIALLCTQASPEDRPAMSEVVRMLEGEGLAERWEEWQHVEVNTRQDYERLQRRMNWGEDSVYNNQDAVELSGGR; encoded by the exons ATGGATTTGGCATCTGTTCTTTTGCTATTGACTAGCTTATGCTCTTCTTCTGCACTGCATGAGCTTGATTCACAAG AAGATGCATTGTATGCTTTGAAGGTATCATTGAATGTTTCTGCCAACCAGCTTACAAACTGGAATAAAAATCTAGTAAACCCTTGTACTTGGTCCAATGTTGAATGTGACCAGAATAGCAACGTTGTTCGAAT TTCACTAGAATTTATGGGATTCACAGGATCGTTGACACCTAGAATTGGATCTCTAAAAAGTCTTACAATTCT TTCTTTGCAAGGGAATAACATTACTGGTGACATACCAAAAGAATTTGGAAATCTTACAAACTTGGTCAGATTGGATTTGGAAAGCAACAAATTAACTGGTGAAATACCATATTCACTTGGTAATCTTAAAAGGCTTCAATTCTT GACATTGAGTCAAAACAATCTCTATGGGACTATTCCAGAATCACTTGCCAGTCTCCCAAGCTTGATCAATGT TATGCTAGATTCAAATGATCTTAGCGGGCAGATTCCAGAGCAGTTATTCAGCATTCCTATGTACAA TTTCACTGGAAATAATTTGAATTGTGGTGTGAATTACCATCATCTTTGCACATCTGATAATGCATATCAAG ATTCGtcacataaaacaaaaataggcCTCATAGCTGGGACAGTTACAGGTTTAGttgttattctttttcttggtgGCCTGCTGTTCTTCTGGTACAAGGGGTGCAAGCGTGAAGTTTATGTAGATGTTCCAG GTGAAGTCGATCGCCGAATTACATTTGGTCAAATAAAAAGATTTTCCTGGAAAGAACTGCAGATAGCTACAGACAACTTCAgcgagaaaaatattttaggacAGGGAGGTTTTGGAAAGGTTTATAAAGGTATTCTAGCAGATGGCACCAAAGTTGCTGTCAAAAGGTTAACTGATTATGAAAGTCCTGCGGGTGATGCAGCTTTCCAGCGTGAAGTGGAGTTGATAAGCATAGCTGTCCATAGGAATCTGTTACGGCTCATTGGTTTTTGTACTACTTCAACTGAACGCCTCTTAGTTTATCCCTTCATGCAGAACTTAAGTGTTGCCTATCGTTTACGAG AACTCAAACGTGGGGAACCCGTTTTAGATTGGCCTACCAGAAAACGAGTGGCTCTAGGAACTGCCCGTGGCCTAGAATATCTTCACGAGCAATGCAATCCTAGGATTATTCATAGGGATGTGAAGGCAGCTAATATATTACTTGATGGAGATTTTGAAGCAGTTGTCGGTGACTTTGGTTTGGCAAAATTAGTTGATATTCGACATACTAATGTGACAACTCAAGTTCGTGGGACAATGGGTCATATAGCTCCAGAATACTTGTCCACTGGAAAATCTTCAGAAAGGACAGATGTTTTTGGTTATGGGATTATGCTTATGGAGCTTGTAACAGGTCAGCGTGCAATTGACTTTTCACGTCTGGAAGAGGAAGATGACGTCTTATTGCTTGACCAT GTTAAGAAACTGCAGCGGGAGAAAAGACTAGAGACTATTGTTGATTGCAAccttaataaaaattacaacatAGAAGATGTTGAAGTAATTGTACAAATTGCATTACTCTGCACACAAGCATCACCCGAGGATCGTCCAGCAATGTCAGAGGTTGTAAGAATGTTAGAGGGAGAAGGGCTAGCTGAAAGATGGGAGGAATGGCAGCATGTGGAGGTCAATACAAGGCAAGATTATGAGAGactgcaaagaagaatgaactGGGGAGAAGATTCGGTTTATAATAACCAAGATGCAGTTGAGTTATCGGGTGGAAGATGA